From the genome of Impatiens glandulifera chromosome 9, dImpGla2.1, whole genome shotgun sequence, one region includes:
- the LOC124916509 gene encoding uncharacterized protein LOC124916509: MDQKFEEAVRAKENAERRFVEKDYMGAKSYALKAQMICPELEGIAQMVATFEVYIASEIKLNGESDFYSILGLEPCLERTKVKKQYRKMSVLLHPDKNKTIGADGAFKLISEAWTLLSDNKKRASYNIRRNQVVSSQLLQTANTHQRHDTFWTVCTSCQVQYEYLRKYLNKRLSCKNCRGVFVAVETGLAPIAGSYPYCAWSCDNNVYNSVSYPPTTNNNIHSGYGSDYSSNVSFQWSSNPGSSSQTNGNLNQPRSDEPANLKVGKKMKVEMEGASRNVEITPNGNGNPRNNIYKMTTPIEIPSRQFSQAPFDARKFLMGFARTEIHKKLEEMKPKGTQLCGFQFESKELIVPDPDFHDFDKDRTEDCFKPKQIWAIYDEDGMPRLYCLIRHVISVKPFKMHISYLSSKTDSEFGSVNWISSGFTKSCGGFRAWNADVIDQVNIFSHLLDKEKAGRGGCVRIYPRIGTVWAIYRNWSPDWNRRTPIELRRQYEMVEILDDYSEELGVCVAPVMKLDGFKTVYVRNSDKISIRWISRREMLRFSHQVPSWPLRDEGFAHLPDNCWDLDPAATPDELLQVENDKNSEEEEKPFQVDNLK, translated from the coding sequence TGTTGAAAAAGATTACATGGGTGCAAAGAGTTATGCATTGAAGGCCCAAATGATTTGTCCTGAATTGGAGGGTATTGCTCAAATGGTGGCTACTTTTGAAGTGTATATTGCCTCAGAGATCAAACTTAATGGGGAAAGTGATTTCTATTCAATCCTTGGTTTAGAACCATGTTTAGAAAGAACTAAGGTGAAGAAACAGTATAGAAAGATGTCTGTTTTGCTTCATCCTGATAAGAATAAAACTATTGGAGCTGATGGGGCATTCAAACTTATCTCCGAAGCATGGACTCTTTTGTCTGATAACAAAAAGCGAGCTTCGTATAATATCCGAAGAAACCAGGTAGTTTCATCTCAGCTCTTGCAGACAGCAAATACCCATCAAAGACACGATACATTTTGGACAGTTTGCACGTCTTGTCAAGTTCAGTACGAGTATTTACGAAAATACCTTAACAAAAGACTATCCTGCAAGAACTGCCGTGGTGTTTTCGTTGCTGTTGAGACAGGACTTGCCCCAATTGCCGGTTCTTACCCTTATTGTGCCTGGTCATGTGATAATAACGTATATAACTCTGTTTCATATCCTCCCACCACGAACAACAACATCCATTCTGGGTATGGATCAGATTACAGTTCTAATGTATCGTTTCAGTGGAGTTCAAATCCCGGGTCTTCTTCTCAAACGAATGGGAATCTCAATCAACCAAGATCGGATGAGCCTGCAAATCTTAAGGttggaaaaaaaatgaaggTTGAAATGGAAGGAGCTTCTAGAAATGTTGAAATAACGCCTAATGGGAATGGAAATCCacgaaataatatttacaagATGACAACTCCTATCGAGATTCCCAGTAGGCAATTTTCTCAAGCTCCTTTCGATGCGAGGAAATTTTTAATGGGATTTGCGCGAACAGAAATCCATAAGAAGCTAGAAGAGATGAAACCAAAGGGAACCCAACTTTGCGGTTTTCAATTTGAGTCGAAAGAATTAATTGTTCCCGATCCAGACTTTCACGATTTCGATAAGGACAGGACAGAGGACTGTTTCAAGCCGAAGCAAATATGGGCTATATACGATGAAGATGGGATGCCACGTTTATATTGTCTGATCCGTCATGTTATTTCTGTTAAACCGTTCAAAATGCACATAAGTTACTTGAGCTCGAAAACTGATAGTGAATTCGGGAGTGTAAATTGGATAAGTTCGGGTTTCACGAAATCCTGCGGTGGTTTTAGGGCTTGGAATGCCGACGTTATTGACCAAGTCAACATCTTCTCACATCTTCTCGACAAGGAAAAGGCTGGACGCGGCGGTTGTGTCAGAATCTACCCACGAATCGGGACTGTCTGGGCGATCTACAGGAATTGGTCGCCTGATTGGAACAGAAGGACGCCGATTGAATTGAGACGTCAATATGAGATGGTGGAGATTCTCGACGATTATTCTGAGGAACTTGGAGTTTGTGTTGCACCTGTAATGAAATTAGACGGGTTCAAGACTGTTTATGTGAGGAATTCGGATAAAATCTCGATTCGATGGATTTCGAGGAGAGAGATGCTGCGGTTTTCGCATCAGGTACCTTCTTGGCCTCTTAGGGATGAAGGGTTTGCTCATTTACCTGATAATTGTTGGGATCTGGATCCTGCTGCAACACCTGATGAACTTCTTCAAGTTGAAAACGATAAGAATagtgaggaggaggagaagcCGTTTCAGGTTGATAACTTGAAGTAA